A genome region from Tenebrio molitor chromosome 4, icTenMoli1.1, whole genome shotgun sequence includes the following:
- the LOC138128360 gene encoding uncharacterized protein — translation MSSSSEQELYVTVETVCKFLDATPKSRNFAEGERLLNSRHVISCDATKKTSSEVHLNAICLQTSSLVSLPHTVTGVLRISNAKVNITEMKCTCKAGESAKCKHIAGVLIFCTRNNISNFVVLSQTDVKCTWSIKKGPALEQYQPMPLMETACFEEVTPCVVDEELSKYFEKILLEASPHSALTKHRQGRVSMPGASSSNLEVTPAPSMINSNEMPNIALKTLLEEPNDIMKYVAELEIQPLHGCCHDFYMSNVVCDDPISMAMKTYHCSTAWMKQRQFRITGSRCYSIFTYGKNVKSKWEKKSLQYFWPKPFRNANMEYGIACEAVAKDAYRKHYNCEILQVGLVISQANPWLAYSPDGIILDANGRPQKLLEIKCIVKGKKYTIEEAIQHHRDFIKHDGDQYYLNPKHRYYGQVQLGMAILGLNSTDFVVFASKDNSFLNINVLRDHDLLKKFCFTLKFNYFVHMLHHVCVNKS, via the exons atgtccAGTTCAAGTGAACAAGAATTATATGTAACTGTGGAAACAGTTTGCAAATTCCTGGATGCTACTCCGAAATCGAGAAATTTCGCCGAAGGAGAACGCTTGTTGAATAGTCGCCACGTGATTTCGTGCgatgcaacaaaaaaaacaagtagTGAAGTGCATCTAAATGCAATTTGTTTGCAAACTTCATCTCTTGTGTCGTTACCGCACACAGTGACGGGGGTGCTGAGGATTTCTAACGCCAAAGTAAATATTACAGAGATGAAGTGTACATGCAAGGCAGGAGAAAGTGCAAAATGCAAACATATCGCTGGAGTGCTGATCTTCTGTACAAG GAACAACATTTCCAACTTCGTGGTACTATCACAAACTGATGTGAAATGTACATGGAGTATTAAAAAAGGACCTGCATTAGAGCAGTATCAACCCATGCCATTAATGGAAACGGCTTGTTTTGAGGAGGTCACACCATGTGTTGTGGATGAAGAACTTTCaaagtattttgaaaaaatacttttagaGGCAAGTCCTCATTCTGCTCTGACTAAACACAG aCAAGGACGTGTGAGCATGCCTGGTGCAAGCAGCAGCAATTTAGAAGTGACCCCAGCTCCTTCAATGATAAATTCTAATGAGATGCCAAATATTGCACTAAAGACCCTACTAGAAGAACCAAATGATATAATGAAATATGTGGCAGAACTAGAAATCCAGCCACTCCATGGTTGCTGTCACGATTTTTATATGTCAAATGTGGTTTGTGATGACCCAATTTCAATGGCTATGAAAACCTACCACTGTAGCACAGCCTGGATGAAACAGCGCCAATTTCGTATAACTGGCTCAAGGTGCTATTCGATATTTACATATGGCAAAAATGTCAAATCAAAATGGGAAAAAAAGTCACTGCAATATTTTTGGCCGAAGCCTTTTAGAAATGCAAATATGGAATATGGCATAGCATGTGAGGCAGTTGCAAAAGATGCCTACCGGAAACACTACAATTGTGAGATTTTACAAGTAGGACTGGTAATCAGCCAAGCAAATCCTTGGCTGGCATATTCCCCTGACGGAATAATTCTGGATGCAAATGGACGACCACAAAAATTGTTGGAAATAAAGTGCATAGTGAAAG gaaaaaaatatacaatagaAGAAGCAATTCAACATCATCgagattttattaaacatgATGGAGATCAATACTATTTAAACCCTAAACACAGATATTATGGCCAAGTTCAGTTGGGAATGGCCATTTTGGGTTTAAATAGTACTGATTTTGTGGTCTTTGCAAGTAAGGACAATAGTTTCTTAAACATTAATGTATTAAGAGATCatgatttgttaaaaaaattttgttttactttgaaatttaattattttgtccacATGTTGCACCATGtttgtgtaaataaatcataa